Genomic DNA from Ruminococcus sp. OA3:
CCGGTTGCTGGACCGCCGCTTTTGCCTGTGCCCCTGTCTCCCCGTAATATTTCATACGATACTCCCAGAGTGACATCGCTCCCATAGAAACATCCTGACGATCAGAGGTCCGCTCCGTTCCAAATCCACATTTCAAAGACAAGTAATTTAGATCATCATTGATGGCCTTGCTGTGCAGATCAGCGCGCAGATCCATGTCAATTTCGTGAATTAACCCTTCTTTCCCTTTGTCGTAATCATCTGGAAGTCTGTAAAATCCGGTGTCTTCAGGGTCAAATGCCGGGGATCCATCCACATTTTTCAACATCTCCGGAGCCACGAAAATACGTTTCCTTCCAAGCTCAAACTCACTGCTGTAAGAATCATACTCAATGTCTATCTTCTTGAGCACGTCAATGGAGTTTGCAAAAATAGCAACTCCCATCGGATTGCTCTCGTCCTCATCCGCGTTGTTGACAATGTTCAGGCGATCAATAACAAACTGAGGTTCCGGTGAGTGTGTTTCCATCCGTGGCGCAAGTGTGGCAAACGGGCGAATCTGTTTCCATTCAGCCAGTGTGAGTTCCCTTCCTTCGCGGCTGCCAGTGAGACATTCCAGCACTGTATTCTCAATCACATACATGTCCGCCCCGATCTTGTGGTGCTGCACCTGCACATACTTTTTTCGGTTTACTGTCTTCGGAAAAGTAAAGATACACTCTGTTACCCTTCCATTGTTCCAGCTTACCAGATAGATATTTCCAGCGCTTACGTAATCAATGCCAATCTGCCCAGACAGGATTGTGCCATCCTCTGTAACCTCCATGTTGTACAAATAAGGCACATAGGCTACAGTCCACACCCGGTAAAAGGAGAAGTTTCTGACGCGTGCATTGTACCAGCTTTTCCATTTCTTACGCAGCTTATTGTGGTGCTTACGCAATACCACCACAGAGCCATTCCGGTCACTGATGATCTGGTAATCGGACCGGATAGCTGCATAGCTGGACTTCGTACCGGCACGGCCGGAAGTCAGGATGATATGTTTATGTCTTGTGTCGTTAAATATCGGCAGATACTTCGGTATCACAATTTCCGATATCTTGACCTGTTTCTTTTTGTGCATCATTGATTATTTCCACCCCATCATCATCTTGTCCTGTGTGCTCGTAGGTCAGGCGTTCCGTTTGTGCCTTGATCTGGTCAATTCGTGTCCGCTGCTCTTCACTGGCTAACTCCCAGTTTTTGTGCAGCATCTCGTCATACTGTTCGATCAGCGACCGGAGCTCACTTTGCGCTCTGGCCTGAGCCTGAAGGAAAGACGCTTGTTTATCCCAAGCGTACTGAATCTCCCATTTCTCCCCTAAGATGTTTCCTCCCTTTTTCTCAATTTTGGATTTGGTTTTGTCGTCCTTATCCTTGACGTACATAATCTGCTGGGCGCGGATGATCGCAGCATAAGCAATCTGTATCTGATGCCACAACAGACCAAGCGGATCCGCCTCTTCTATGGCATGAAAAATCTCCCTTGTTTCGTCAGGGAGATACTTGCTGAAGAAGCCGAATTTTTCCGCGTTTTTATTTCCCGGCGGCCCAGTGCCTCCATGACCTACCGCGTTTTTATTTCCCGGTTGACCGCCTTTTTGCTTATCCGAACGTTCGCTATTTTTATCCGAGCGTTCGTTATCCCACTTATGGGTACTCTTCCAGCGCCGAACTGTTCCCTCCGGAAGATTTAGTTGACTTGCAATCTCAACTAATTTCTCACCATTCAAATACATCTCTTTTGCCTGATTGATTCTTTCATCTGGCTTTCGCGTCATTATCACCACCTCTCATTCGTTTCGTTTTGCATCAAAAAAGAGATGACCGAAGTCACCTCTCATTTGCTTCTTTTTCTATGTCTTTTATCACGCATAGAATATATGTATCTCTTTTTACGCCATATTTACTTTTGCTTGTAGTCCGAGATACTATTTTCGCAATTGCTCCCGTTATCGCTAAAGTAAAAACTATAATAACTATAAAACTAAAAGCATCTGAAATATTAAGATTTTTTATGTAATCAACAAGGTAATTAACGGCAACCAGATATAAACTAACAATAATACTGATACTAGCAAAATTTATTGACGCCATCTTATTTTTTTCTAATTCTGATATAAGATAGGCCTTGATAGAGTTTATTTCCTTATTTTCTTTTTGCATCAAAAAGCCGTATATCTTATCATACAACTCTTTTCTTTCTCTATAAGTCTTGTATACGCGATACAATTCTTTTATATCATCATTTTCCATTAACCGTCTACCTTTTTTATATTTTCTTCCATTCTACACCAAAACACCCCATATTTCTACAGGGCGTCTTGAAAAAAATAGGGTTGGGGTTTAGGAGATCAGCGTATAACCATTGCGCACCACTTTATGATATAATATTCCGGGATCTAAAGGTAGCTGCGCTTGAGAAAACAATAAAAGAGGCTAAGGTCGGCGATGTAACCAAAGCACGAATGGAAAACATGTTCTCTATGATGTACCGATGGGCAATCAAGCACGAGATTACCAACAAGAATTATGGAGAGCTATGCGCGCCGATCGGGACTATTAAACCAACAGTCGCAAAGACTCCCTTTTCTCAAGAGGAAATTAATAAACTCTGGGATCATGTTGCTGATATTCAATATGTGGATATGATATTAATTGAAATCTATTCTGGATGGCGCCCGGCAGAACTTACCGGTTTAAAAATAACTGATGTGGATTTAGAAAATTATTACATGATGGGCGGTATAAAAACAGCGTCCGGAAAATATAGAATTGTTCCTATCCATGACCGCATTTTTAATCTCATACAAAGCAGATATACCAAAGAAAACGAGTACCTTTTTGTTAATAAAGATGGCCGATACATTAATTACGACTACTATTATAAACAATTCAAAAAGGCAATGAAAACCCTGGAAATGAATCACTCGCCTCACGAAACCCGGCACACATTTATTACCAATGCAAAAGCCCCTGGCTTAGATGAATATTGTCTAAAGCTTATCGTAGGTCATGAAATCGATGACATCCCAGAGAAGGTGTATACCCATAGAAAGATTGAACAGCTTCGTCAAGAAATTAATAGAATACCATGAGATGCATACAAAGCTTAAGCATAAGCATCCACAAAAATTCAGGGCATGAATCCATCAAGGACCATGCCCATATTATTTGTGTATTACCGTATTTGGTTTGTGTATTACGTGAGTATTATTTGTGTATTACAAAAGTATTTTTACTGATTTATCCTCATGCTCAGCTATCAAAAATCGTTGATTTTCCGTTTAATTTTGACTAACTCTAAACAATTTTGATTCTACCAGCTTCCGCCGCCACCGCCGCCGAATCCGCCTCCTGAAAATCCGCCGCCGCCAAATCCACCGCCTGAGAACCCTCCGGATCCTCCGCTGCTGCTCTGCGGTTTTGGAACACTCATGGTCGTGGAGACTGTCTGCAGATTGTGCATCATGCACCTGTGGAACAGATAAAAATCAAACGCATCCATTCTTCCAGTCGTGTTTACATACCAGTCAGGGGCAGGAACAGCGATCTGTTCAAATTTCTTCATCCATACATCCGAGAGACCAAATACGTAGGCATACGGCATGATGTGATAAAACCAGTTTGGATTATCCTGAGCGAGCATCTGCATCCGCTCCAGCTCCGCCGTCTCAATAAAATCCCGAAGACCGATCAGATAGCCCATCCTCTCCGCGCATTTCTTCGTTCTCTTTTTCATAAAAGCCGTGAGGACTGCATTCAGGACAGAAGCCGCCAGAATCACCAGCATCGGCACATACCATGAAAATGTCATGTGCTGACGTACTTTTATTAGATAATTGAGAGCAAATACGACAAGTCCCGCGGCACACAGGACAGCGCCCGTGATGATTCCGCCCTTCTGTGAGCTGCTTTTTTTGGCATACCAGTTATCTACCATATAACACAGATAGATCACAGCCGCCACGTACAGCAGCCAGCAGATCAGACTGATGACACCGCTTCCGTCGGCAGAATATACGCTGACAGCCAGAGCAAAAAGACCGAAGGGAATCGGTGAAAGAATCATTGCCGCTGTTCTGGCAGCCTGAGATTTTCCGGTATAGACACCTCCGTTTTTCTTTTTGTTCATCTCTTTTTTCACCTTGGTCTTCGCTTTCTGCAGCGTAGGCGCAAACTTATATTTCAGGGAAGAGAGCATCTTGCGCTCACCAACCGGCGCATGTTTTCCGAAAATACCGTCGAAGACATCCTTTTCATATTGTCTGGCATCATCCGGCAGTTCTCTTCGTTTTATGAATGTCAGCGCATCACTCTTTCCTTCTTCTATCGCCAGGCAGCCTTTGTCCGCCCAGTATACAAGCAGTGATACGATGTCCTTGTCCTGGACGCTGCCGTCTATGATATAACCCACCGCCGCACTGTCCAGTCCTTCCGGCGGCGTATACTGAATGGAGGGATAGATTTTTTCATCCCTTCCGAACAAAAAGAACAGAAGGGCGATCACTGCAGTCAGGATAACTCCCGCCACCATCAGATAATATCCCTCTTTGTCCGCCGATCTTACCCCCGTGAAGTAGCCTTCCGGCATCGGAGCATAACACGTGAGGCCATTTCCCACCGCAAGCGGCTGTTTCAGCACCCCCGTCAGTGTGTCTCCATCCCAGGACAGGGTAAGGATCTCTGAGCCATCTTTGCGCTCTCCATAACGTCCGTAATAAAACTTAAGGATTTCATGATTGAAATCGCCTGGAAAACTGACTGTGAATTTACTGCCCGCCGGTATCTCATTCTGCCAGCCGGCGGGAAAAACATTGCAGTACACTTCCGTATAACCATACTGCGTCTTCGGCTTCAGTTCGTAAGAAAAGTTGTATGCCGCAGTGGTCACCATGGAATCCTCGCTTCCGAAGCGCAGCACCACATTTCCGTTTTCCGTCGATTCGTCCGTCTCCGTATTGGAACTTGTCAGATCAATACTCGCCCGGTAGGGGATATCGTCGATCCGGCCGTCCTGGGCGCCTGTGATGAGCCTGCCTCTGTAAGGAATATAGCGGTAAATCCCATGCCGCGGGGTTACAAAGTCAGCGTCAATCCTTTCTTCTATTGTATATGAATTGTCTTCATGTATTACCACGTTGGTGTCATAGCCATTCGTCGTCATGTAGACATCTTCCTGGACGCTCTGAACCTCATCTGAAGTTCCCGACGAGCCAAATGCTGCAAACAGCGTGCCGGCATTCGTGACCAGCAGAATGAGGACTGCCCAGATGGCAACAACCATTACCTGTTTCAATCGTTTCATTTTTGCCTCTCAATCAGAATGAAACTTTAACGCTTTCACGCTCGGCAGCTTCATTCACCTCATACAGCGGCTTCCTTCGGAATCCGAAAATTCCTGCCAGCAGATTTCCCGGGAACATTTCAGTTTTCGTGTTATACTTGTTGACGACTCCGTTATAATACCGTCTGGAACCCGCGATCTCCTCCTCTACTCTGGAAAGCTGCTCCTGGAGCTGCAGGAAATTCTGGTTGGCCTTCAGATCCGGATATCCTTCGGATAATGCAAACAGTGACTTCAGGGTACCCGTCAGTACATTATCGTTTTTGATCGTCTCCTCCGGGGTTCTGGAGGTCATCGCCATGTTTCTCGCTGCAATCACTTTCTCCAGCGTTTCCGACTCATGCTTTGCATAGCCCTTGACCGTCTCTACAAAATTCGGTATCAGATCATATCTCTTCTTCAGTGAGACATCCATGGCGGAAAATGCTTCCTCCGTCTTATTCCTCAGTTTTACAAAACCGTTGTATGTGCCTGCCAGCCACAAGACGAGCAGGACAACGATCACCAGAATGATAATCAATGCTGTTGTCATACTTTACACCTCTTTCTTCCAAAAAGACGGGGAGCTTACGAGAAACCCTCCGTCCTTTATCTTTTACAGATTTGCTTTGATTTTGCTGATTACTTCATCGTATTCTTCATCACTCAGGAATACTTTTTCAGGATTCATTGCGAACACCTGTGTCCATTCAAATCCATCTTTGTATTTCGGTACAAGGTGGAAATGTGTGTGGCCTGCTGTATCACCGTAAGCTCCGATGTTGACTTTATCCGGGCTGAATGCTTTCTGGATTGCCGCCACTACCTTTGCCATATCTGCAAAATATCCGTTTCTCTCTTCGTCAGACAGCTGTGTGATGTCCGGAACGTGAGATTTTGTTGCGACGATACATCTTCCTTTATGACTCTGCTCTTTAAACAGATAAACCAGTGCGTTGTCCAGTTCGCAGATCTTGAGGCCGAATGGTGCTAAGAACTCGCCTTCTACACAGTATGCGCATTTTTGATCCTTCATATTACCCTCTCCTTTTTAACTGTAATGTTTTCTCATAAGCAGAATAATATCTCCTGCTTACGCATAAGTATACCTCTTTTACTGAGAATTCACAATCCTTTTTTATGATTCCGGTTCCTCCCCGGCCGTCTCCTCCTGCTGTTCTGCCCCGTAAAGCATCTCCTGAAGTTTTGGAATCGTCTGTTCCCAGTCCGGCATCAGCTTTTCATTTCTTGAGACAAACATCCCGTCATACGGAATCCTGTCCTTGACCAGCTCATATTGAAGCATGGACGGCACTTTTCCGAGAAGTCCCCAGAATTCATTTTCCGGTATGTTGTGTGTGACCAGCGGCAGAAGCCTGTTTGCCAGCCTGTCAATATCGGGAATACTCATCTGCCGGATTTTCTGAGTAAGCTTCGTCAGAACTTCACGCTGCCGCTCTGTCCTCTGATAATCCGAATTTCCCACCTTACGGATTCTGGCATAGGCAACGGCCTGTATTCCGCTGCATTCATAGGTGCCTTCCCCCGGTATCATATACTCCGGGTATCTGTCCTCAATGTTCATATTCTGGCACATATGTTCCATTGTCTGATTGGCATTTGCCGCTTCTTTTTCCGTAAACGTGAGAGAGATCGTTCCGACTGCATCGATAATGTCGATCATATCCTTAAAAGAAACGACCATATACCGGTCTACGCTGACCTTAAAATTCTCCGTCACCGTCTCCGCGAGAAGCGGTCCGCCGCCATTTGCATACGCCGCATTCAGTTTGCGGTATCCGATCCCCGGTATATCGACATACGTATCCCTCATCAGAGAAACCATGCTGATCTGCTTTTTCTCATAGTTTACCGACAGCAGTATCATGGAATCGGAATTTGCATTCTCCGTGCTCGTTGTCCTGTCTACCCCGACGAGCAGTATGTTATATACATTCTCTTCCGTCATGATATTGCCTTCATAGCGATACTTTTCTATATTATCCTGAATCGCCTGCAGTTCTTCATCAACCGGTTCTTCTTTCACCGGTTCTTCTTCCGGTATTGTCTCCTGCGTCTCGCTGTCCGGCACATAATTCGACTGCGCAAAATAGCTGTGCCCCTTCGCATAAACAACCGAGACACACAGCAGTAGCATTGCCAGCACAAAGAGACTGCAGTTCGCAGCAGTCTTCCACTTATGTTCCGCCGCACAATGCACATGGGATGTCACATCCTCCGCAAAACCAGCCGCAATCTGAGTCACTTTCTTCCATACAGTCCGTCCCGCCTTTTTCAATTTTTCGTTCATTTTACACCTGCCCTCATGTCTGTTAATTTTATTATATATAAAATGTCGAAAAATACAAGATTTTCCCGATAAAAATTGTGCTATAATTTAATGTAACCGTATGAACTGTTACATTTTAATTACAGAGAGATTCATTCAAGGAGGAGACACAATATGCCATACGACGCTATTATCATCGGTGCTTCTATCATTGATATCCCTGCCGGACCTGTAGATGCATCTGTATTTTCCACAGGCTCACACCCGGTGGACCGGCTTGCCTTCCAGGTTGGAGGCGACGCCATCAACGAAGCGACCGTCTTATCCCACCTGGGAGCTGATATCAAGCTGATCAGCAAGATCGGCAGCGATCCAGGAGGGGATTTTATCCTGCAGCACTGCCGCCGTCACAGGATCGATACGTCATCTTTTGTCACGGATCCGTCCATGGATACAGGTATCAATATCGTGCTGATCGAAAAAAATGGTGAGCGCAGCTTCATCACCAGCAGAAGCGGAGGCCTTCGCCAGCTGAAACCTGAGGATATAGACCTCTCTGCGTTTTCAGAGAGCGCTCTGCTGTGCTTTGCAAGTATTTTCGTCTTTCCGTATTTTCAGAATGACGACCTCGTACGTATTTTTTCAAAGGCGAAGGAACAGGGGATGACGCTCTGCGCTGACATGACAAAATGTAAAAACGGAGAAACCACGGAGGATATCCGTGGTGCACTGTCCTATCTGGATTATGTATTTCCGAATCTCGAAGAGGCGCAGATGGTAACCCGGAAAGAAGATCCGGATGAGGCAGCGGACGTATTTCTGGACTGCGGCGTCAGACATGCTGTCATCAAGCTGGGAAAACAGGGTTGTCTGATCAAAAGCCGCAGCGAACGCATTATCGTACCCGCCGTTCCAGGCGCCGTGTGTCTCGATACCACCGGTGCCGGTGATAATTTTGCCGCGGGCTTCCTGTACGGGCTTATAAAAAAACAGCCGCTGTACGAATGCGGCCGCCTTGCGAATGAAACAGCGGCACACTGCATCGCCAGGATGGGTGCCACCGCATGGATTGAATGATATTGCGTCAGACATGTAAGAGCCGCAGCCCATCAGGTATCAGGCTGCGGCTCTTGTACCGTTATCTGTCTTTTATCATCTGGTCATATCTCATGAAGGTAAAGCCCAGCTTTTCATAAAGCCGCACTGCACCCTCATTGCTCTTCGTCACTTCCAGGCGGAAGCGTTTTGCTTCAGGGTATTCCTCAAACAGCCATTCGAAAAACTGTGTCCCATATCCCTTACCGCGGCATGTCTCATTCAGATAGATCTCTTCTATCATCACGGTGACACCCCCGGTCTCACACGCATAAAAGCAGGTGATATACGCAAACCCAACCGGCTGCTCCCCATCCAGAAGCACCACACCGCGCAGCAGAGAACCTTCCCGCACCGCATCTTTAAACGTCCTTTGCAGGATACTGTCATCCACCGTGTGATCAACCGCATCACTGTGATAAAACTCATGAACCATTGGTACGACAAGTTCCTCATCTCCGGCACACATCTCTCTTATCTGCAACATAAATAAAACTGTCCTCCCTACTTAATCAGTTTGGATATCGTCTTAAAGGTATCAGAACCTGCCATCTCCAGCAGTTCAAACAAAATCGACTCATACGTGCTCACCAGGATTCCCTCCTGAACCGCACGGCTGATCGCTGTGTCTTTGTCACTTTTTTTCCTGGAACTCACGCAGTCCGTGATCAGGATTGGCTGGTATCCGTTCTCCTTCAGGTCAATGCACGTCTGCAGCACACAGATATGCGTCTCAATGCCGCAGATGATAATATTTTTCTTTCCTGAACTTTTTATCTTCCTGGCAATTGCATCGTCCTTCCAGCAGCTGAACGTCTTTTTGTCAAGATATTCTTCTGTACCTGCCGCCTGATAGACAGACTGTACTGAATTTCCAAGCCCTTTTGTATACTGCTGTGTGATCATCATGGGAATATCCAGTGCCTTCAGCCCCTGGATGAGGATCGACGCATTTCTCTCCAGCTCCTCCCCCTGGTACATCACCTTCATCAGGCTTTCCTGATAATCTACGATCATCGCCATCGTATCTTCTGCCTTAATTCTCATACTCATTCTCCTCTTCTGTTATTGTTAAACGGCTGCAAGTGCCTGCCTTAGATCTTCGATGATGTCATCAGCATTTTCAATACCGACAGACAGACGGATCAGATCCGGAAGTACTCCCGCTTCAGCAAGCTGTTCATCATTCAGCTGACGGTGTGTATGGCTGGCAGGATGCAGTACGCAGGAGCGTGCATCTGCAACGTGTGTCACGATCGCTATCATTTTCAGGGCATTCGTAAAGCGCATCGCCCCGTCTTTCCCGCCTTTTGGTCCGAAACACAACACTCCGCAGGTACCGTTCGGCATATACTTCTGTGCCAGCTCATAATACCTGCTGCTCTTAAGACCCGCGAATTCCACCCATGCAACCTTCTCATGGTTCTCCAGAAACTCGGCAACCTTTCGGGCATTCTCAAAGTGGCGCGGAACTCTCAGGTGCAGTGTTTCCAGTCCGATGTTCGTCAGAAATGCATTCTGAGGAGACTGGCACACTCCCATATCACGCATCAGCTGTGCCGTTGCCTTCATGATAAATGCTTTCTTTCCAAACCGCTGTGTATAGACCACCCCATGGTAGGAATCATCCGGCGTCGTCAGACCCGGGTATTTATCGGCATATGCATCCCAGTCAAAATTACCGCTGTCCACGATACAGCCTCCCATCGCCATGGCATGCCCGTCCATATATTTTGTCGTGGAATGGACCACGATATCCACTCCGAACTCAAACGGACGGCAATTGATCGGTGTCGCAAATGTATTGTCACAGATCATCGGAACTCCATGCTCATGTGCCAGTGATACGAATTTATCAATATCAAGTATAACTCCTGCGGGATTGGAAATGCTCTCCGCAAACACAGCCTTTGTATTCGAACGGAACTCTTTTTCGAGAATCTCTCTGTCCGCATCCTGGTCGACCAGCGTCACCTCAATCCCAAACCGCTTCAGTGTCACAGTCAGAAGGTTCGATGTTCCGCCGTATACCTTCGCTGCGCAGATCACATGGTCACCCTCTTCACATATATTCGTCACAGCCATCAGCGTCGCTGACTGCCCGGATGAAGTCAGCATGGCTGCCACGCCGCCTTCCAGGTCGCAGATCTTCTGCGCTACGATATCACAGGTGGGATTCTGCAGTCTGGAATAAAAATATCCCTCCGCCTCCAGGTCAAACAGCTTCCCCATCTCTTCACTCGTCTCGTACTTAAATGTTGTGCTCTGGTAAATTGGCAGCACACGCGGTTCGCCGTTCTTCGGCTGCCATCCTCCCTGCACACAGATCGTCTCTTTCTTCAATTCCATGCTTTTATCCTCTCTTCTACACATCTTTCATTCATCACGTTATCCCTTATTTTAACGCGTCCGGCGTCACTGTGCAAGGAGATTTATTCTCCCTTATCCCGTTCTTTTGTGCGGCACTTTGCCTGTCCGGGACAGCTGCCGCAGTTGCAGTCACAGAACTTACCCTGCCGAAACTGCCGGATTTTTCTCACGATGACCCAGACTGCATATGCTGCAATCACTGCGATGATGATAAATTCAGCCATTCTCATTTCCTCCTGTGTTTCATATAGCCGGATTACCGGGTATCGATTACCCCCGCTTTATTTTATTCTTTCAGCATTGCTAAATAGTTGTCCAGTCTTTCATTCACATATCCTGCAAATAATTTCTCCATCGCTCCCAAATTATGTTTCACATGGTATTCGTCAAAAGCATTGTAATATGCAATTCGGTCTGCAAATTTGATGTCAATCGGCGGATATCCGGCTTTCATCAATTCCAGATTCACAAGCAGGCGGCCCGTGCGGCCGTTGCCATCGATAAACGGGTGAATGCCTTCAAATTCAATATGAAACCGGGCAAGCCTGGGAATGATATGCTCTGTGCTGTTTCTATAAGCCTCCAGCAACTGCTCCATCTTTTTCCGGATTAAATACGGTTGTACAGGCTCACATTTTGCCCCCATAATTCTTACCGGAACTTTTCTGTATACACCCCTGTCATCTTTTTTATCAGCCAACACTAAATAATGAATTTGTTTAATGATGCTTTCTGATAATGGTAACGGTTCTTTCACCAGGTCCCTCACAAAGTCAAAGGCTTCTTTATGTCCAACCGCTTCCATATGATCTTTTAACGGCTTCTGATCAATGGTCAAACCGCGCAGTACCATATCAGTTTCACGGAGAGTCAGTGTATTCCCCTCGATGGCATTGGAATTATAAGTGAATTCAACCACAAATTCCTCTGTCAGCCGTTCAGCCTCTCCCTCCGTCAAAGGACGTCTGGAATCCAGTTCTGTTTTCTTCCTGTCAATACTCTCAAGCAGGCTTTCCGCAGACTTATACCGGCCATCCTCCGGTTTTTGCGCCTTTGCCGGAACCTTCCAACTGCGACCCTCACGGATAACACCTGGAATTTTACCTTCTGAACATAATATTCGTACTCTTCTATCTG
This window encodes:
- a CDS encoding DNA-binding protein, yielding MYMSVKQAAEKWGISDRRVRILCSEGKIPGVIREGRSWKVPAKAQKPEDGRYKSAESLLESIDRKKTELDSRRPLTEGEAERLTEEFVVEFTYNSNAIEGNTLTLRETDMVLRGLTIDQKPLKDHMEAVGHKEAFDFVRDLVKEPLPLSESIIKQIHYLVLADKKDDRGVYRKVPVRIMGAKCEPVQPYLIRKKMEQLLEAYRNSTEHIIPRLARFHIEFEGIHPFIDGNGRTGRLLVNLELMKAGYPPIDIKFADRIAYYNAFDEYHVKHNLGAMEKLFAGYVNERLDNYLAMLKE